From Klebsiella sp. RHBSTW-00484, the proteins below share one genomic window:
- a CDS encoding phospholipase D family nuclease: MRKSVFFVLAIVMAAPVLATAEPTVSVGFSPSAGQGALQIVLSAIDGAKRSVDVAAYSFTSKPVAAALVAAKNRGVSVRVVADEKANNDRYTAVTFLANKGVPVRLNTQYAIMHNKFMIVDGDTVQTGSFNYTASAATRNAENVLLVQDAPTLAATYQGEFNRLWNESNELANHY, from the coding sequence ATGCGTAAATCAGTGTTCTTTGTACTGGCCATCGTAATGGCTGCGCCAGTGCTTGCCACAGCAGAGCCTACGGTTTCCGTAGGCTTTTCACCCTCTGCTGGCCAGGGTGCATTACAGATCGTTTTAAGTGCCATTGATGGCGCAAAGCGTAGCGTTGATGTCGCGGCTTACAGCTTCACCAGTAAGCCGGTTGCAGCGGCGCTCGTCGCCGCAAAAAATCGCGGGGTATCTGTCCGGGTAGTGGCCGATGAGAAAGCTAATAACGACAGATACACCGCCGTTACGTTCCTGGCTAATAAAGGTGTACCTGTGCGCCTCAATACACAATACGCCATCATGCATAATAAATTTATGATCGTCGACGGCGACACGGTGCAAACCGGGTCATTCAACTACACCGCCAGTGCGGCAACACGCAACGCAGAGAACGTGCTGCTGGTTCAGGATGCACCGACACTGGCGGCGACGTATCAGGGCGAATTTAACCGCCTTTGGAACGAGTCCAACGAGTTGGCCAATCATTACTGA
- the mobC gene encoding MobC family replication-relaxation protein, producing MLLATHGERQERNHEKIRILLNFLKEETYSDYQTLRFLFGFKHHKSLYDLLEKVTKMGLIQKHVIESRTTKLSLWGITNDGLAVVLTPDDKTFPSRFEPSRLTGWTLEHHLDNQQARLIIEKKGATGWINGDRSTFLNQYQTKHRPDGLITLPNSKVIAVETERRIKTKARYQSIMASHLMARTNKHWLYVFYITPDDQKKRALMLLFDSIKHVIVNNQQVTLEERHRNVFRFYTVDELTNLDLTNYA from the coding sequence ATGCTGTTAGCTACTCACGGCGAACGCCAGGAGCGTAATCATGAAAAAATCCGCATCCTGTTAAATTTTCTCAAAGAGGAAACCTATAGCGATTATCAAACGCTGAGATTTTTATTTGGGTTTAAGCATCATAAATCACTTTATGATTTGCTTGAAAAAGTAACGAAAATGGGGCTGATTCAAAAGCATGTCATTGAATCACGCACAACAAAACTATCATTGTGGGGAATTACAAACGACGGGCTAGCCGTCGTTTTAACCCCTGATGATAAAACATTTCCCTCAAGATTTGAGCCGTCCAGGCTTACCGGTTGGACACTGGAGCATCATCTCGATAATCAGCAAGCCAGGCTGATTATCGAAAAGAAAGGTGCGACAGGATGGATTAACGGCGACAGGTCTACGTTTCTTAATCAGTACCAGACTAAACACCGCCCTGACGGATTAATCACTTTGCCTAACAGCAAAGTGATTGCCGTTGAAACAGAGCGTCGAATAAAAACTAAAGCGCGTTATCAGTCGATAATGGCCAGCCATCTGATGGCACGGACAAATAAACATTGGCTTTACGTGTTCTATATCACACCTGATGATCAGAAAAAACGCGCCCTTATGCTGCTGTTTGACAGCATTAAACATGTAATTGTGAACAACCAACAGGTGACGCTTGAGGAACGGCACCGCAATGTTTTTCGATTTTATACCGTTGATGAGCTAACAAACCTGGATCTAACAAATTATGCGTAA
- a CDS encoding ArdC family protein, translating into MTMNLHTQTSAPNPAPATSVSPLEQSGSSKTKFSKGKAKPDVYQVVTDSIIEALEIGVKPWVCPWKRNGAVSGIPSNFTTGTAYSGMNIMLLWCSAAKQGFNDSRWLTYKQAQDQGAQVRKGEHGTTAIFYKTLEKEAEDGEIEKIPMLKTFTVFNVEQIDGLEIGAEIEPLAVGEFDPLPQVEALFQRTGANITESGQQAFFKPLTDEIWLPERHLFTDAANFYATGLHELVHWSGAKSRLNREMKGRFGSEGYAFEELIAELGSAFMMADLGVVGEVQHESYIASWLKSLKDDKRYIFKAASAASKAHRYLMDC; encoded by the coding sequence ATGACTATGAACCTGCATACCCAAACAAGCGCCCCTAATCCCGCACCGGCGACCAGCGTATCCCCGCTGGAGCAGTCAGGCTCCTCAAAAACGAAATTTTCTAAAGGCAAGGCCAAACCAGATGTTTACCAGGTTGTGACTGACAGTATCATCGAAGCGTTAGAAATAGGGGTTAAACCGTGGGTGTGTCCGTGGAAGCGTAACGGTGCGGTGTCAGGTATTCCGTCAAACTTCACCACCGGCACAGCCTACAGCGGGATGAACATCATGCTGTTATGGTGCAGTGCAGCAAAGCAGGGGTTTAATGATTCTCGCTGGTTGACCTACAAACAGGCTCAGGATCAGGGCGCACAGGTTCGTAAGGGTGAGCATGGTACTACAGCCATCTTTTACAAGACGCTGGAAAAAGAAGCGGAGGATGGCGAGATTGAAAAAATTCCCATGCTGAAAACTTTTACCGTGTTTAATGTTGAGCAAATCGACGGGCTGGAAATTGGTGCCGAAATTGAACCACTGGCGGTAGGAGAGTTTGATCCGCTGCCGCAGGTTGAAGCACTATTCCAGCGTACAGGCGCGAACATTACCGAAAGTGGCCAACAGGCATTTTTTAAACCGCTAACGGATGAAATCTGGTTGCCGGAGCGTCATTTGTTTACTGATGCCGCGAATTTTTACGCCACCGGCTTGCATGAACTGGTTCACTGGAGCGGGGCGAAAAGCCGTTTAAATCGTGAAATGAAAGGGAGATTCGGATCGGAAGGGTACGCCTTTGAAGAACTGATCGCCGAACTTGGAAGCGCGTTCATGATGGCTGATTTAGGCGTTGTGGGAGAGGTTCAGCATGAAAGCTATATTGCATCATGGCTGAAATCATTGAAAGACGATAAACGTTATATTTTCAAAGCGGCCAGTGCCGCATCTAAAGCGCATCGGTATTTGATGGACTGCTGA